Proteins co-encoded in one Kribbella qitaiheensis genomic window:
- a CDS encoding DUF2461 domain-containing protein, with the protein MSFTGFPTAALDFYDDLEMDNTKTFWNEHKHVYEESVKAPMTALLAELEAEFGAAKLFRPYRDVRFAKDKTPYKTHQGAFLDLGPSTGWYVQVSAPGVRVGAGFYEASADRLARVRNAIDEDRRGKELEKLLAKLEKAGWTLGGDKLKTSPRGYDADHPRIELLRHKSMTLGKSYGFEPIIHSPELVDQIRRDWRATRPFLDWIAANA; encoded by the coding sequence ATGAGTTTCACCGGGTTCCCGACCGCCGCGCTCGACTTCTACGACGACCTGGAGATGGACAACACCAAGACGTTCTGGAACGAGCACAAGCACGTCTACGAGGAGTCGGTAAAGGCGCCGATGACTGCGCTGCTCGCGGAGCTGGAGGCGGAGTTCGGGGCGGCCAAGCTGTTCCGGCCTTATCGCGATGTGCGGTTCGCCAAGGACAAGACGCCCTACAAGACGCATCAGGGCGCGTTCCTCGATCTGGGGCCTTCGACCGGCTGGTACGTCCAGGTCTCCGCGCCCGGAGTACGGGTCGGCGCCGGCTTCTACGAGGCGTCGGCGGATCGGCTGGCGAGAGTGCGGAACGCGATCGACGAGGACCGGCGCGGGAAAGAGCTGGAGAAGCTGCTCGCGAAGCTGGAGAAGGCCGGCTGGACGCTCGGTGGCGACAAGCTGAAGACCAGTCCGCGCGGCTACGACGCCGACCATCCCCGGATCGAGTTGCTCCGGCACAAGTCGATGACGCTTGGGAAGTCCTACGGGTTCGAGCCGATCATCCACAGCCCGGAACTGGTCGACCAGATCCGGCGGGACTGGCGCGCCACCCGCCCGTTCCTGGATTGGATCGCCGCGAACGCTTGA
- a CDS encoding helix-turn-helix domain-containing protein: protein MTESGAQSGPTALRIILGAHLRRMREAAGISRSDAGWEIRSSESKVSRMELGRVGFKERDVGDLLSLYGLDDGEERERLMSLARDANNPGWWHRFGDVLPSWFHSYLGLEAAAQLLRTYELQFIPGLLQTQEYVRAVVQLGRGLIPAEEVERRVALRVSRQEVLHRAQSPVRLWAVVDESVLRRPIGGVKAMRIQLEALIEATHLPNVTLQVMPFESGGHAATGGAYSILRFPEQDLPDIVYIEHLTSALYLDKLEDLDQYTATMEALCVAAPPPNKTRDHIARILKDFDE, encoded by the coding sequence GTGACTGAGTCGGGCGCGCAGAGCGGACCGACAGCGCTGCGGATCATTCTCGGAGCGCATCTCCGCCGGATGCGGGAGGCGGCCGGTATCAGCCGGTCGGACGCCGGCTGGGAGATCCGCTCATCGGAGTCCAAGGTCAGCCGGATGGAGCTGGGCCGGGTCGGGTTCAAGGAACGCGACGTCGGCGACCTGCTCTCGCTGTACGGACTGGACGACGGCGAGGAACGCGAGCGTCTGATGTCGCTCGCCCGGGACGCGAACAACCCGGGCTGGTGGCACCGCTTCGGCGACGTGCTGCCGAGCTGGTTCCACTCCTACCTCGGCCTCGAAGCCGCCGCCCAACTGCTCCGTACCTATGAGCTCCAGTTCATCCCCGGCCTGTTGCAGACCCAGGAGTACGTGCGAGCCGTCGTCCAGCTCGGTCGTGGACTGATCCCGGCCGAGGAGGTCGAGCGCCGCGTCGCGCTGCGGGTCAGCCGGCAGGAGGTGCTGCACCGTGCGCAGAGCCCGGTCCGGCTCTGGGCCGTGGTCGACGAGTCCGTACTGCGGCGCCCGATCGGCGGCGTGAAGGCGATGCGGATCCAGCTGGAGGCGTTGATCGAGGCGACCCACCTGCCGAACGTAACCCTTCAGGTCATGCCGTTCGAGTCCGGCGGGCACGCGGCGACGGGTGGCGCGTACAGCATCCTCCGGTTCCCCGAGCAGGACCTGCCCGACATCGTCTACATCGAGCACCTCACCAGCGCGCTCTACCTGGACAAGCTCGAGGACCTCGACCAGTACACGGCCACCATGGAAGCCCTCTGCGTCGCCGCTCCCCCGCCCAACAAGACCCGCGACCACATCGCCCGCATCCTCAAAGACTTCGACGAATAG
- a CDS encoding DUF397 domain-containing protein, producing the protein MTAIYNGMPGDAMSELTWRKSQRSGPNGNCVEVAKLADGGVAVRNSRFTSGPALVFTKAEIEAFLGGVHDGEFEDLV; encoded by the coding sequence ATGACTGCTATCTACAACGGCATGCCCGGGGACGCCATGAGCGAGCTGACCTGGCGGAAGAGTCAGCGAAGTGGCCCTAACGGCAACTGCGTAGAGGTGGCGAAGCTGGCGGACGGTGGTGTGGCGGTGCGCAACTCGCGCTTCACGTCCGGACCGGCGCTGGTTTTCACCAAGGCGGAGATCGAGGCATTCCTCGGTGGAGTACACGACGGGGAATTCGAAGACCTCGTCTGA